GCCCAGGGGGGAAGCATCGAGCAGGCCCGCGCGGGGGCGGTGAACATGCTGGTGGTGGGCAGTGCCGCCTACCTGATCAACAGCCGCTTCCTCACCGCCAGCACCCTCTCCTTGCAGGGGATCTTCGGCAGCAAGCCGATATGGGGCTCCATCGCTGCCGTGACAGCATTGCAGCTAGGCTGGACCTACCTGCCGTTCATGCAACGGGTATTCGGCGCCGAAGGGCTGGCCTCGAGCCATTGGCTGGCGATCGTGGCGGTGGGTGTGGCCATCTACCTGGCGGTGGAGCTGGAAAAATGGGTGCTAAGGCGGCGGCGCCACGGCGCCTAGCCGGCAGCCCCAGGGCTCGGCCACCGTCGTTGGGCCTCCACGGATCCATGCCGCTGTCGCCACCGAACGGCGCCGCCCAGGCCGAGCATCAGTGCTCGCGGCGCAGCACCACGCTGAGGTTATTGGCCGGCATCTCCACGATCCGCACGAGGCGCAGCCCGTGAGCTTCCGCCGTGGCGACCACGGCCTCGAGATCGCGCACGCCCCAGCGCGCATCCCGCGCCTTCAGGTCGGCATCGAAGGCCGCATTGCTCGGCGCCGTATGCTGGCCGGCCCGTCGATAGGGGCCATACAGGTAGAGCACGCCGCCCGGCACCAGGCGCTTACCGGCATGCGCCATCAGCGCCTCGCTGACGCTCCAGGGTGAAATGTGCACCAGGTTGATGGCGACGATGGCGTCGACCTCCGCGCCCGGCCACTCGGCGGTCACGTCGAAGGCGATCGGCGCGCCAAGGTTGGGCGTACCAGCGGCCCTGCGCCAGGCCGCGATGGAGGCCAGGGCGCGCGGATCGGTATCGCTGGGCTGCCAGTGCCAGCCCGGCATGGCAGCGGCGCAGTGCAGCGCGTGCTCGCCGCTGCCGCTGGCCAGTTCCAGCACCCGGGCAGACTCGGGCAGCGACTCGCGCAGCACCGTCAGGATCGGGTCGCGATTGCGGGCAGCGGCGGGACTCTGTAGGCGGTCGTCGGTCATGGGGCCTCCCGGCGGTTGATGGCGCAGGCCGGCTAGTCACCCGCACCGAGATGATGGCGGCGCCCGGAGATCACCTTGTCGATGATGACCTCAGGGGGCGATGGATGATCGCATGGATCGCCTCCTCACGCTCGTCATCGACGTCGCTCACCACGGCGACGCGGCGCTCAGCACGACCTTCACTACCCAAGGACGACCACCGCGAGTGGCGTCCGGGCCCCTGATGGTTACAATGTGCGGCTTGTCTTTAGCCAACTAAAAAAACGTCCCCGCAAGGAATCCTCATGAACGCCATTGTGCTTTCCATCCTGATCATGGTCACCCTCAGCCTAATGCGGGTCTCGGTGGTCTTCGCCTTGATCGCCGCCGCGGTGGTCGGCGGGCTCTATGCCGGCCTGCCGGCCGGCGAGATCGTCACCGCCTTCAACGACGGCCTCGGCAACGGCGCGCCGGTGGCCCTGGCCTACGCCACCCTGGGCGCCTTCGCGGTGATGCTGTCGCGCTCGGGGATCACCCAGCGACTCTCGGGCCGGGTGATCGCCAGCTTCCAGGGCGGCGCCCACAGCCCGACCCATGCGCGGCTGGTGACCTGGGGCCTGTTCGTATGCCTGATCCTGGCCGGCTTTATCTCGGGCACCCTGATCCCGGTGCATATCGCCTTCATCCCGATCCTGGTACCGCCGCTGCTGCTGGTGATGAACCACCTGGACCTGGACCGCCGCGCCGTGGCCTGCGCCATCACCTTCAGCATCACGGTGATGTACATGACCACGCCGATCGGCTTCGGAGTGATCTTTCTCAACGATATCCTGATGGCCAACGTCAACCAGGCCGGCGAGGCCGCGGGACTGGTGGTCACCCGGGACATGCCGCCACGCGCGATGCTGATTCCGGCGCTGGGCATGTGCCTGGGGCTGCTGGTGGCGATCTTCGTCAGCTACCGCCGCAAGCGCGCCTATCAGGATCAGCCGCTGTCGAGCATGGAGCAGATCCCTGCGGCCTCGGCGCTCGCCCCCTGGCAGCTCGGCGGCATCGTGCTGGCACTGGTGGTGGCCCTGGTGGTCCAGGTGTGGAGCGGCTCGATGATCTTCGGCGGCCTCACCGGCTTCGCGCTGCTGTCGCTGTGCGGCATCGTCCACTGGAACGAGCAGGACACCGTCTTCACCCAGGGCATGCGGCTGATGGCGATGGTCGGCTTCATCATGATTGCCGCCGCCGGCTTCGCCGGGGTGATGAAGGCCACCGGCGAGGTGCCCGCCCTGGTGGAGAGCTCGGTGACGCTGATCGGCGACAACCGTGGCCTCGCCGCCCTGGTGATGCTGCTGGTGGGTCTGTTCATCACCATGGGCATCGGCTCGTCATTCTCGACCATTCCGATCATCGCCACCCTCTACGTGCCGATGTGCCTGAGCTTCGGCTTCTCGCCGCTGGCCACCACGGCGCTGGTCGGCACCGCCGCCGCCCTGGGCGACGCCGGCTCCCCGGCCTCCGACTCCACCCTGGGGCCCACTGCCGGTCTCAACGCCGACGGCCAGCACGACCATATCTGGGACACCGTCGTGCCCACCTTCCTGCACTTCAACCTGCCGCTGATCGCCTTCGGCTGGCTCGCGGCCATGACCCTCTGACGCCAGGAGCGCGCCCATGACACAGCCCTCATCCCCCATCGCCACCCGCGTCACCGCCGAGATCGTCGAGGCCTTCGCCCGCGACGGCGCCGTGGTCATTCGCGGCCTGTTCAACGCCGACTGGATCGCCGAGCTGACCGCCGGCATCGAGGATAACCTGGCCCACCCAAGCCCCCGGGCCAAGGTCGCCAGCCGGCCCGACGACCCCGGCTGGTTCTTCGAGGATTTCAGCAACTGGCAGCACAACCCTGCCTATCGGCGCTTCATCTTCGACTCCGGGGTCGGCGAGGTCGCAGCCCGCTTGATGGACAGCCGCGAGGCGCGCCTCTACCACGACCACCTGCTGGTCAAGGAGCCCGGCACGCGCCAGCGCACCCCCTGGCATCAGGACCAGCCCTACTACAACGTTGAGGGCCATCAGAACGTCAGCATGTGGCTGCCGGTGGACCCGGTCTCCCGGGCCGACAGCCTGGAGTTCGTGGCGGGCTCGCACCGCGGCCCCTGGCTGATGCCGCGCACCTTCATGGACCATCAGGCCAAGTGGTTCCCCGAGGGCAGCCTCGAGGAGCTGCCGGACATCGAGGCTCGGCGTGACGCCTACCCCATTCTCGGCTGGGCGCTGGAGCCCGGCGATGCGGTGTTCTTCAACATGTTGACCCTGCATGCCGCCGCCGGGGTCAGCGGCACCCATCGCCGCCGGGCCTTCTCGCTGCGCTTCCTCGGCGACGACATGGTCCATGCGCCGCGCAGCTGGACCACCTCGCCGCCCTTCCCCGGCCTCGACCAGGAACTGCCGGCGGGCGTGCCGATGGATCATCCGCTGTTTCCGCGCCTGGTATAGGCCAGGCGCTTGTGCGGCCGCACCTTCAGCCTCCGCGGCCGCAGCGGGCCTTGACGATGCGCGCTGCCGCAGGAGCCGCCTGTCGTTAAGTGACGAGACCGATCCTCGCCGCCTAGCGGCGGCGGGTACGCGCGGTGGCCTCGGCGGACCAGGGGTCCTCGGGCCACGGATGCTTGGGGTAGCGGCCGCGCATCTCGCGGCGCACCTCGGCATAGCCGCCCGCCCAGAAGCTCGCCAGGTCAGCAGTGACCTGCAGTGGGCGACGCGCCGGCGAGAGCAGGTGCAGCAGCACCGCCACACGCCCATCGGCCACCCGCGGCGACGCCCCCCAGCCGAAGCACTCCTGCAGCTTGACCGCCAGCACCGGCGGCTTGCCCTCAAGGCAAGGCGCGTAGTCGACCCGATGACGCGCACCGCTGGGCACCAGCAGGTATTCCGGGGCGTGCTCATCGAGGCGCGCACGCAGCCCCCAGTCGAGGGTCTCCAGCAGCAGCCGCGAGAGTGGCAGGCGCGCCACGGCGTCCAGGCGGGTGATGCCGTCGAGGTGCGGGCCAAGCCAGCTCTCGAGGGTCTCGAGCAAGGCCTCTTCCGAGACATCGGGCCAGTCGTCGCCCAGGGTGCGGCGCAGCAGCGCCAGGCGGCCACGCAGTTGGATGAACGCCTCGCTTGCCGGCAGGCCTCGGCGGCGCAGCGCCTCGAGCAGGGCCTCCCGCACCGCCTCCGGTGGCAACGCCTGGAGCGCTCGGCGCTCGAGCACCACGGCCCCCAGGCCACGCACCTGCTCGCCGATGAGGCGGCCCTGCGCATCCGACCACTCCAGGCGAGTGCGCCACTCGGCGCACTCGGGATAGAGCGCCTCCAGCCGCTCGACGCCCAACGCTACCGCCCGAAAGATCCGCGCCCCGCTCGCCTCCCCCGAGAGCTCCGCGGCCACCAGCAACTCGGCATGGGCCAGTGGGTGCGCCTCGGGCAGGGTCGCGAGTCCCCCGGCGGCCAGGCGGAAGCGCCCTGGTGCGTCGCCGCGCTGGGCGATGCGCTCCGGATAGGCGACCGCCAGCAGCGCCCCCAGCGGAGCCAGGCTCGCCACCTCGAGGCGCACGCCGGCGAGGCGGGCCAGCCGCTCGGCATCGCGCCGCCACTGGCGATGGGCCCCGCGGTCGCGAAGACGGACATCCAATGCCCGCTCGAGGTCACGCTCGTCATCCAGGCCGCGCTGCTCGAGTGCCGCCACCAGGGCGCAGGCCAGCGCCACCGCGTCGAGTTCGGCGGCACGCTCCAGCATCGCCGCCAGGCGCGGATGGGTGGGCCAGCGGGCGGCGGCCCGACCCCGCTCGGTCAGATGATAGGCGTCATCGAGCAGGGCCAGGCGGTGCAGCAGGTCGCGACCCGCGGCCAGCGCCGCCTCGGGCGGCGGGGTTACCCAGGCCAGGCTTGCGGGATCGGTGATACCCCAGCGGGCCAGCTCGAAGGCCAGCGGCG
The Halomonas sp. H10-9-1 DNA segment above includes these coding regions:
- the hrpB gene encoding ATP-dependent helicase HrpB is translated as MSLPIDARLAAIHEALAEHARVLLVAEPGAGKTTRVPLALLEAPWAREGRLLLLEPRRVAARLAAGFMAEQLGEGVGGTVGYRMRGESRVGPGTRLEVVTQGVLTRMLQEDPLLEGVAGVIFDEFHERSLEADLGLALALDAQSVRDDLRLLVMSATLDVGALLGVLGGDTPVIDCPGRSFPVATRYRALTSREDTAPQQARVLLEAMTEQPGDALVILPGVAEIRRLARELAARAAELAVMELHGRLPLEAQRRALCPDTEGRRRVVLATAIAESSVTVDGVRLVMDAGLERVPVFQPRSGLTRLETRRVNRASADQRRGRAGRQGPGLCLRLWAEEQPLVPHGEPEIRQADLAPLAFELARWGITDPASLAWVTPPPEAALAAGRDLLHRLALLDDAYHLTERGRAAARWPTHPRLAAMLERAAELDAVALACALVAALEQRGLDDERDLERALDVRLRDRGAHRQWRRDAERLARLAGVRLEVASLAPLGALLAVAYPERIAQRGDAPGRFRLAAGGLATLPEAHPLAHAELLVAAELSGEASGARIFRAVALGVERLEALYPECAEWRTRLEWSDAQGRLIGEQVRGLGAVVLERRALQALPPEAVREALLEALRRRGLPASEAFIQLRGRLALLRRTLGDDWPDVSEEALLETLESWLGPHLDGITRLDAVARLPLSRLLLETLDWGLRARLDEHAPEYLLVPSGARHRVDYAPCLEGKPPVLAVKLQECFGWGASPRVADGRVAVLLHLLSPARRPLQVTADLASFWAGGYAEVRREMRGRYPKHPWPEDPWSAEATARTRRR
- a CDS encoding phytanoyl-CoA dioxygenase family protein, with translation MTQPSSPIATRVTAEIVEAFARDGAVVIRGLFNADWIAELTAGIEDNLAHPSPRAKVASRPDDPGWFFEDFSNWQHNPAYRRFIFDSGVGEVAARLMDSREARLYHDHLLVKEPGTRQRTPWHQDQPYYNVEGHQNVSMWLPVDPVSRADSLEFVAGSHRGPWLMPRTFMDHQAKWFPEGSLEELPDIEARRDAYPILGWALEPGDAVFFNMLTLHAAAGVSGTHRRRAFSLRFLGDDMVHAPRSWTTSPPFPGLDQELPAGVPMDHPLFPRLV
- a CDS encoding DUF938 domain-containing protein, whose amino-acid sequence is MTDDRLQSPAAARNRDPILTVLRESLPESARVLELASGSGEHALHCAAAMPGWHWQPSDTDPRALASIAAWRRAAGTPNLGAPIAFDVTAEWPGAEVDAIVAINLVHISPWSVSEALMAHAGKRLVPGGVLYLYGPYRRAGQHTAPSNAAFDADLKARDARWGVRDLEAVVATAEAHGLRLVRIVEMPANNLSVVLRREH
- a CDS encoding Na+/H+ antiporter NhaC family protein, translated to MNAIVLSILIMVTLSLMRVSVVFALIAAAVVGGLYAGLPAGEIVTAFNDGLGNGAPVALAYATLGAFAVMLSRSGITQRLSGRVIASFQGGAHSPTHARLVTWGLFVCLILAGFISGTLIPVHIAFIPILVPPLLLVMNHLDLDRRAVACAITFSITVMYMTTPIGFGVIFLNDILMANVNQAGEAAGLVVTRDMPPRAMLIPALGMCLGLLVAIFVSYRRKRAYQDQPLSSMEQIPAASALAPWQLGGIVLALVVALVVQVWSGSMIFGGLTGFALLSLCGIVHWNEQDTVFTQGMRLMAMVGFIMIAAAGFAGVMKATGEVPALVESSVTLIGDNRGLAALVMLLVGLFITMGIGSSFSTIPIIATLYVPMCLSFGFSPLATTALVGTAAALGDAGSPASDSTLGPTAGLNADGQHDHIWDTVVPTFLHFNLPLIAFGWLAAMTL